The Asterias amurensis chromosome 16, ASM3211899v1 genomic sequence CTACCACTGGTGCAGCCTCCTCTTGAACAGGCTCAATTCTTGCTTCAACCGGAGCAACCTCCTCTTGAGCTGGTGCAGCCTCCTGTTGAACAGGCTCAATTTTTGCTTCAACTGGAGCAACCTCCTCTTCAACTGGTGCAGCCTCCACTTGAACAGGCTCAATTTCTGCTTCAACTGAAGCAACCTCCTCTTCAACTGGTGCTGCTTCCTGTTGAACAGGCTCAATTTCTGCTTTAACTGGAACAACCTCCTCTTCAGCTGGTGCAGCCTCTTGAACTTTTTGaagttttcctttctttttgcCTTTTCCTTTCCTTCTGCCTTTGCCTTTCCTTCTGCCCTTTCCTTTCTTTCTGCCTTTTCCTTTCCTTCTGCGCTTTCCTTTCTTTCTGCCTTTTCCTTTCCTTCTGCCCTTTCTcctcttttttccttttctgaCCTTTTTGCCCTTTTTACCCTTTCTgcgctttttgttttttcttcttctagcACGTCGGACCCTGGAATGAGCAGCATCTCTCAGACTGCTCTTGTTCTTTAGCTTGAGAATCTCTTGAAGACTTCTTGACTTGGACTTTGATGAACCAGAATCTGTAAATTATACAAAGTAGTCACAACTTAGTCACAACTATCAAGACAAACATTGATCTGTTCATGTTGCTAAGTGTTTTTAATGAGAAGTCTTTACACGACATACAATTCAATTAGACATTTTTGGTAAAAACTATTAATGCttcaacaaatacataaaaaagTATATAAAACAGAAATTCAAAAAGCAACGTAAGCATTGCTACATAGAACACAAGGCCCTTTCGAAATGACGACTTCGGTTAAAacttggcttcaggctccgtccttgCGGCTGAAACCCTGAGCGTCTATGCACAGCATGTCCAAACAGTCACGGGGGCAAGctagcctgaagccgaatccaaagccaaagccgtcgTTTGAAAAAGTTTCAATTTGATATCTATCTAACCCGCCAAACAAACTTGTATTGTTGTACtttaaattgaatttgaaaaccTGATTTTATACTCACAGCACAAAAAGATGAGTTCCAATGAACTATACTGATGAATATCAAGACCGTGCTCTTGACAAGCTGGATTCATCAATAGTTTGACCACATGGTAAACATCATCACCTTGGTGGGATACTGCGTCAGCTAAGTCAATCAGGTCACATGTACATTCCCATTTGCTCTCATCCACAATCctaatatttaacaaaaaatcaggCCTTTTGTAATTTCTTCATCCTTTATGCCTCTTCCACCTATTTAAAATTATCATTACAAATGTTGTTTGTGACCTAACACAAATAGGCTGAAATTACTACTTAATTGGGTCCTTTCAAAGGATACATTTTGCATTAAGTGAATTATTATCTtctgatttgaaatacttacaatgttttgagatttttcaaaTCCATTATTAGTCCTTGAAGGCCCTTGAGTCCATTGATGGTcctttatgaaaaataaaattcaagtaAATCAGGATAAATATCGCAACAATCTTTTATTGGAGGCCTTAATTTATCAACGATGCTGTTGtctaataaaattaaaaaattatctTGTTCAGGagtagatttgtttatttaaacacTGATTGTCATTTGTGATTTGCGCTTGAACAGCATGCATGCACCTAGAGAGTGCAGGGAAGTTCAAGCGTTGTAATTCGATTCGCAGACAGAAAACCAGTCTTCGAAACTACAAACCTGCCCCTTGAACAAGATGGTGCAtattaacaagaaaaaaacgcattcaaaaataaatttaaaacattttacgTAAATTGGTAACTTTTGTTTGCTAATGTTACATGCTTTTGAATAGTGGTATTTTCCTATAAgccagcagctgatttcataaagttgtttagCGGTAAACAGTGTGGGAGACAGGCTTCCCAAACTGTTACCTAATCCTAcatggcaattcgaccctgccagCTTTAAACGACCGTGTAAGAACTCGCTAAcgttttattcccttattgtagaccgagctgtgttatacaactcatattgactggcataattcggtaactagtgtggGTACGCCTATTCCCCCCCTCCATCCCGAGGGAATAGACGTACattagttacctcattgcctgTCAATATTTGTACAATGATCTATTTTGTATGCCTGTATACACAACCCAATACATAGatcaatacatttttacaaaagtttttaaaatttacaaacttCGAAAAATTTGGTCTTTGCCTTTGGCCCTAAACCTTTATCACAAGCcgttttaaacggctgtttaagaaCTCATTGCGGACTCTTTTATTctcttaaaaatacaaaatacaaataacagATATTTCTTTCAGAGTAGCGATTATTTATTATGgaataacagctttatgaaattagatTTATTGCAAACAcattttctaaaaaattagtgaCACTTGTTCAAGAAAAATGCAGTTGTGCTTCAAGAAAAATGCAGTTGTGCACCGGGAAACATTtataaattaatcaaaataaaactcACATGATACTTTTTCCATCTTCGTGTTTAGCTAAGCTTTCATTTTTGCCATCGAATCCTTCAAGATTATTGacactatgaaagaaaaataagacAAAATAAGAATACAGAAAAAACGTTGATTAAAAGGGACTAAACgtagtatagacgatgtgacctatgtttccATTCAAACCACcttctgttgacaaaacactgtacacgtcatgtttcaTCAGGCAAAAAGACGgttagtcatggtaagattgcgtgtactttctagctggctgccaaaacacaaagaatTTGCCTGGCTGTATGCGCGCAAATCATTTGGTTtttgagtgacgtcagaggtcacatcgtctatacacatGCACAAAAAATCATAAACATCAAACATAAGTtattaatacatgtagtttacatTACAAAAACAGATAGGATAAGAATTATGCTTCAGCGTTTAGTATTTGTACAAAAGAAGAGATAGGGCTGTggatgtactacatgtatagacccatttcacctgacgtcatcatcagaataatcttggatgggcaatgtcactgtgcataTTCAGTGATCAAGTGCGCATTTTATGCGATGCAGCAGTTACACGAAACCCTATTGCCAACCATTATGGTGAGCGTGGACagttgccgcgtgtgacgtgcgtgcaaggggtctgtACAGGTACCTCTTCAGGATCCATTTAGGGGTTGTAAATTTTGCTGGAGTTCCTCAGAACCAGgggcaaaaaatttgcttaaaagcacgaaaatagctcgcttattttacacatgttacaggCCAAAATTTCACGCCAACATtccttgtgactggtatttagctgttgttttactttaacATAACaatgagtggagtcttggccggtaatctaattttactaagcaaggattttttgctttaaagcaaaatttagtgcttagcagctctatgaaattgggccctggttttgtTGATCCCCTCTGATAGGATTGCTTTGATTTCAAGagtgaatgggagactttcaggatgcttagtggcagcagacttaccaggtaaaatccattgttctttgtaatgtgcgcatgctcagaactacgtaaacaataggaattaacctggtaagtctgctgccacctagcgcctcaaagtctcccgtTGGCAAGTGTGTGGCATAGTTTGTCCCTGTGAAACTAGAGGGTTGGTATATTGCACATTTCTAGAGCATCTTGATAGCTTGAACAGTTTTACCAACAATAATCTTATAATGCATCAAGTGAGTAATAGTATTGTTCCCACCAGTATGCTCTCTGGTACAGTTAGAGCCTTTCCAGTTAACCTTTTGATCGAAAAAAGTTTGAACCATTTCAATATTCCTTattgtttcaaaatattttcttgaaGAAGGTCATTTTGGAAAGTTTATTTAGAAAGGTTCACAATGCATGTTTCTTTTTAGAGATTCGATCATTTTAGGTTGTTTCTattaacaaatgttttaaatgaATTAGCCATTACAAACCAATCCCTattaaatattatatatttcttCTTTTGTTCACCACAtgtatttaacaaaaatgtttggGTGATGGACTCCCCCTCCCATCCATCCAAAAAATGGGGCGGAGATCTACCACCCTGCTGCCCACAATCATGTTTTACAATCTTTAAACTTACATAAGATGCTCTAAGCTGGGTTCACTTTTGGCCAGTGACCTTACTACCTTCGCTCCAACGCCATTCAACTccctttggaaaaaaaaaaaacttttataaATGTGTTATTAATGACTAATTTGTTAAAGTGCTACTGTAACGAGCATGTTATCTTCGATAATCATACATTTTCAATTTAGACCTTATTTGCAACAAATAGTTGTGTCAGTTGACTTGTACAAACTCCTGCCAAAACAGccttgtgacatcaaaattcgtattgcatttgtaggaagtatgaaccgagctttaaAAGTAAGTCAATTTCATTTAcacatttgaatttgttttccaaATTTATGTTTGAATCCTTGTGAGGGCCCAATATGTAACAGTTATTTCACTGCCTCACTGAAAATCACCCTCTAACTACCAAACtttcaaacaagtttttttttttttacttgaaagtGAAGTGCGGATTGCCATAACCAGTTAATGCCATCAAGTTCACTCTGCTTTATGTTTGGCATTTCTGTGTCATAACTAATACGGCGAGCAAAGCAATGTAATTTGTACAATTGGTATAAAAGTGAAAGGGACACATTAGCTTCTTTGGCCACAAAAACAGACTCTAAAGCTCTTCCACAACTTGTAAATACTACAATCTTTATCTGGACAAAATTGTTTCTTGGAGGCTCATCTCCTTCATGGTTTATTTACATCAATctttttatcaaattatttgtGTACTTGTCACTAAAGTTAAAAGTATTTATTACAAGTTGTAATGAGTACTTTTGTCACTTTAAATAGAATTTCAAAAGCAAAGATTTGAATTCAGAAAGAATTAAGTTCTTTGTTTGAAGTGCTTTCTCACTCCGATACCCACAAGACTTTCACATTCTGTAGAAAGTTATATTTGGGGTTCATAATATAAACTTTTTGTCAATGGAATATTGAAATATGCTAATTTCCAACTTTTTTAGATCATAGAGTCACCCATCAGGCCTCCTCATTGCACCCTGGGCCATAAACATTGGCAAGAATAATGTTTTTGTAAGTGGAAAAACTAAAAGAAATTCCCCAAAATGAGACAAACCATTTATAAACGTCCCAGCCGTGATCTCAGTTACATGTAAAAGGAATGTCAATTGGCTACAGCATTGGACAAATGTAGAAATTATAGGGGATGTGAAAATATGAAGTCGGGAGGATCGAGGGTTACGACTAGTTATGGTTATAGTAGCGTAATCAAACTAACAAGATGGATATGGGATGTTAACTTTTGTTTGCACACGTAAAACATTTAAATACTTACAGTGCTGTTATAGAGTTATGTGGTAGAGGTGTTGTTGCGTTGTATGGCGTTTGGCAGGTTGCTTGGGAAACGCCACACCTACACCCTGCAGGACAATTCACAGCTGCAGTCGTACATATCATCAAATTCAGCATAATCCACACAGTCAGGAATGCTGAAAGTCCCTGAGGCCAACCCATTGCTAAATGCTTGGTTGTTGGGTGGGGGGATGGGGCGAAGAAATCATAGTTAGTTAGAAAATTGGTAAATAGATTTGGACTGATATCAGCATTGGAATTTCAAAATAACACACATCTTTTTGTTAATCTGTCATGACTCGACCTTTTGGActtaattttaatgttttataaataatagcatacaaatattgactgctgtGAGGGGTACAGTTAAAATTATAAGCTCAAGGTGACGTCAagaccatgactatgcccgaagcgaatGGTCTTGACATCActgagggcctataattttaactgagCCCCAAGTACTAAGCAGGcaatatcacaggcatgatactcgggtgggattcgaacccacgacctttacaattctagacactgctctagacagggtcgtgggttcgaatcccacccgagtatcatgcctgtgatattttttcacaggactcaggaaagtaccgagtgtacagtgctaacacacatcagtgcatgggtaaaaaccaaaattaatattctttatccccgatgcaaatttaacatctcagtcaatgtttcttttatAGACTTAATAAAGATTCTTCCAATCAACAAACCCCCGAGTCTGACTACCGTGACACTGAATGCTACACATGAGCGACCCATTTGCGACTGTTATTTTCAGGGCGGGCACAGTCGGTTGCTATGCCCCGGGCATAGTTAACTATGACAtcatcttgaaagaaaaagGGGGCCCAGCTATTTCAATGACcccatttttaaccaatcagattagaggattaTATATTATAGATTAGAGGTATATAATACATTGTACTATGTTATTACAcgcctcttgcttgttctgtattctggttggctgaaacacggtcacgtgagatcaactaatatagtctagtgagcGAGCACGCgtgtttgcgggaactagttctcgaccgggcactagtctttgaaaatagtgcccggttacagcaccctctcttgacttgaaccgtgaacagcaactacaaaagttcctttcttttccagatttctgttcttatttcacatttaagactgagctgtgttataaaacacaatcTAGTATTACTAGTAGGCATACAAGACTATAACTCTTTTTAATGAGTAAAGCACTGAAATTCTTCATACTCGGCATACTGCACCCTAGGTTGTTGGTGTTAGCTCTCAGTCTCATGTGTCAAGGGAAGACTTGTGATCTTTAGCATTGGCTTGACTAAAACTTGATTGACCAATTAGATTGGTCTTGCAAATGAGTGGCTGAAAGTTTGGCAGGAGCATAATTATTATTGTCACTTTGTTGCCATGGTTGTCATTGCATAACTTTGTGGAAACTTTGTAATTGTTCAGAGTCACTTTTATAGAACTATGCGGTTTTGTTATGCTATTTTCTCCCGTGACTTACCTTGCGTTTGGGACAATCGGCATTTGAAGAATGAAGTGTACTGGTAAAACGGAGTAGTTGGGactgaattacggtaagaatttatcattttgaagcatttttgagattgcggagttgATTTTCTGTCGCCCACAGGGCCAGATTTCTAGGAGTAGTTCTTTAAGATAAGGCTAAACATGTCGGGCCCTACTCctacctactcctagaactatttcggttttgtCTGCTATCGTCTCCCAAAGCGGGAGCGggcgaaaccgaaatagttgtAGGAGTAGCCTAACTCCTataaaccatagagaaaggacaataGAAACAACACTATATTCTCTAGAATAGAACTGTATTACGAGGTTCGAGACGATAGCGGGACGAACTTCACCATGGTTCTACCAtggttctacatgtacatgttcctCGGTAGATGGAGTGGACAGGAAGAATGAGAACACATCAtgatacagtcatttgaccagttctggatcactttttgaattcacattgttttttgttgcaatctctttgatattttaaacaaaaaagtttatcagtttacctaaacatgacataaaactcaccaagtattcactgacacaaaaagattagttcttttgaagaggctttaagaaaagtattgtcacctgtttgaccagttcaggatcagttgaatctattctgaatcagtagagtgccctttattgcaaacccatactcccattcataaaactgtctctcaaggacacaaaacttcagaggtgtgttggcatggacttggacttcatttgtttagtgaatggcatgcaagtgtcttcaatagcagcgcaaaaacccagtgacaaaaccacaaaacaacagcaaaggcaaatgaaaaagtgaagcgaacctaaaaagcattatcgacccctccaagtttaaatttctccaaaaaaaaaaaattctaaaagaatttgttgaagtaatgtttctcaaaatcatctgaataaactttctactgcagtagtatgattttaccatacttagtaagttagtgcggcaccatttgacgcaatgagatgttgagtgatcccgaactggtcaagggtaagttgcccccctaaagaagattttggtaacttcgtctcctcaaaaaaacaagatgtctgcacagtatttacaggaatgtttttttacacatttttatcattttacataaatattttttgcccccgcactccaattctaaaggtaagaagttttaacagtgtttttcaaccaacatttttaaacaaaaaaatgataaatttcgcagacaaccttcaggaaaacagccataatttatttgctgatgatgtttggcaccttattttgggtttgttggtttaatgggtgttaatcttcacatttatcaacagaaattggtaataatgagaagtgatataactatttggttattgcaaagttgaagtgatcccgaactggtcaatgatcccgaactggtcaaatgactgtagtAAATATTGATGGGCTAAAACCAAACCTACCTTTCAATGTCGAGTGGGCTGATATGACACAGTTCATTAATATACTCAATAATACAATGATAAATTGTCTGTCATGCAGTAAGACCCgaagatatacatgtatgaaggAACATCAGCTTGTTTGCTATAGACGTAGAATACATCAACCATCAACGTTGTTGTAGCTGGAACTAAAAGTCGTCAACGTCAGTTCGTGATACGTTCGAGTTCTAAATActcgtttaaaaacaaaatgtgatgtACGCGCATTCCTTTTAAAAACTGCGTCTAAGGTCGATGAGAGAGTGCGCGCAGCAACGACGTCTCTTTCAATGGTGCAAAGTTGTGCGTCCCCACACACGCGAACAGCCGCGTACGTACGCGAAAGGAGGAGAGAACGATGTCGCGCTAAAGCTTTAGACGCGCGGATGTATTGTTTTTGAGAGTACAACTTACTTGTGCGTGCGTGGATCGATGCGAAAACAGCGTTTAAATTTAAAACCAAACAACAACTGTCAATTTTTTTCGTTTTCAAGAtcaattcataaaataaaagtttgttttatccaTTATTCTGATGGGTGTCAAATAGCCACTTTTCGGCCTTCAAAGTAAAATTTGATTTTCCGGTATCTGAAAGTAAAGAAGAAAAGTAGATGGCCGCTTTTCGGCCGCCAGAGTAAAATCTTCTTTTCAGGTGGAAAAAgcagagaaaaagaaaattgcattttaaaaaaacgTTTTCTAATCTGCCTTTCTACTAGCTACTCCGATAGCATTAAaagcaaatggccacttttcgtccgtCAGCATAAAGTAAAAGTCCTGCCTTCTGGTACAGAAAAGTagaggaaaaaaataaacagaaaaatgcacttTCACAAAATGCACTTTCACAAAATGTTCAATCTGAATCAATGAGGGTTGTTGTTTTAAATATCATCCTGATACTCGCTCCAGAGTTTTGGCAATATCAAAAGAAGTATATAGGAGTGTTTACACGGTAAGACTTCTCAGACTAtaaggattattcttcctaAAATTCACTCCAGCGTTTTGGCAATATCTCCATAAAGAAGTATAagaggcgttaccgcggtaacttCAGACTGTGTGTTATACAGGATTGTTATTCCTGTGTGAATTATTCGCTCCAGAGTTTTAGCGAtaaagaagtacagcagctttgggaAATGTTTCATTTCTCAGTACATACATCATGTAGTAATGGCAAAACAATGCATATGTATTTTACAGTGGGGTgattctattttttattttattttttcactgTTCATcctacatcacacagttgtttcttcACATGATCAATGTAAATGtgattaaatgtaaatctgtggacttgtCTTTTGTGTTACagaaagtacccagacccttaaagccattggaccctttcggtaaacagtattgtccaaggcccacacttcgtgtaccacaacatctatatcaaataacaaacctgtgaaaatttaggctcaatcggtcatcggagtcgggagaaaataacaggaaaacccacccttgtttccgcacgtttcgccgtgtcattacgtgtttaaaataaatccgtaattctcgttaacgagaattgatattg encodes the following:
- the LOC139949316 gene encoding uncharacterized protein isoform X3, which encodes MGWPQGLSAFLTVWIMLNLMICTTAAVNCPAGCRCGVSQATCQTPYNATTPLPHNSITALELNGVGAKVVRSLAKSEPSLEHLIVNNLEGFDGKNESLAKHEDGKSIMTINGLKGLQGLIMDLKNLKTLIVDESKWECTCDLIDLADAVSHQGDDVYHVVKLLMNPACQEHGLDIHQYSSLELIFLCYSGSSKSKSRSLQEILKLKNKSSLRDAAHSRVRRARRRKNKKRRKGKKGKKVRKGKKRRKGRRKGKGRKKGKRRRKGKGRKKGKGRRKGKGRRKGKGKKKGKLQKVQEAAPAEEEVVPVKAEIEPVQQEAAPVEEEVASVEAEIEPVQVEAAPVEEEVAPVEAKIEPVQQEAAPAQEEVAPVEARIEPVQEEAAPVVEEVAPVEARIAPVQQEAAPVEEEVAPVEARIAPVQQEAAPVEEEVAPVEAIIAPVQQAAPVEEEVAPVVPRLRPVQQEAASVEEEVAPVVPRLKPLQQEAAPAQEEVAPVQEEVAPVQQEAAPVEEEVAPVVPRPKPLQQEAAPAQEEVAPVQEEVAPVQANVVTKIQEGEQDTSKLQEPAEEEPGKIDTGLMSELRDLLASTKIDLPVDINDPYDLGLLLRHLRHHSNLLARIGDPNVKQKVLSAMDDGKDNKELSI
- the LOC139949316 gene encoding uncharacterized protein isoform X2, whose translation is MGWPQGLSAFLTVWIMLNLMICTTAAVNCPAGCRCGVSQATCQTPYNATTPLPHNSITALELNGVGAKVVRSLAKSEPSLEHLIVNNLEGFDGKNESLAKHEDGKSIMTINGLKGLQGLIMDLKNLKTLIVDESKWECTCDLIDLADAVSHQGDDVYHVVKLLMNPACQEHGLDIHQYSSLELIFLCYSGSSKSKSRSLQEILKLKNKSSLRDAAHSRVRRARRRKNKKRRKGKKGKKVRKGKKRRKGRRKGKGRKKGKRRRKGKGRKKGKGRRKGKGRRKGKGKKKGKLQKVQEAAPAEEEVVPVKAEIEPVQQEAAPVEEEVASVEAEIEPVQVEAAPVEEEVAPVEAKIEPVQQEAAPAQEEVAPVEARIEPVQEEAAPVVEEVAPVEARIAPVQQEAAPVEEEVAPVEARIAPVQQEAAPVEEEVAPVEAIIAPVQQAAPVEEEVAPVEEEFAPVVPRLRPVQQEAAPVEEEVAPVVPRLRPVQQEAASVEEEVAPVVPRLKPLQQEAAPAQEEVAPVQEEVAPVQQEAAPVEEEVAPVVPRPKPLQQEAAPAQEEVAPVQEEVAPVQANVVTKIQEGEQDTSKLQEPAEEEPVMSELRDLLASTKIDLPVDINDPYDLGLLLRHLRHHSNLLARIGDPNVKQKVLSAMDDGKDNKELSI
- the LOC139949316 gene encoding uncharacterized protein isoform X1 — translated: MGWPQGLSAFLTVWIMLNLMICTTAAVNCPAGCRCGVSQATCQTPYNATTPLPHNSITALELNGVGAKVVRSLAKSEPSLEHLIVNNLEGFDGKNESLAKHEDGKSIMTINGLKGLQGLIMDLKNLKTLIVDESKWECTCDLIDLADAVSHQGDDVYHVVKLLMNPACQEHGLDIHQYSSLELIFLCYSGSSKSKSRSLQEILKLKNKSSLRDAAHSRVRRARRRKNKKRRKGKKGKKVRKGKKRRKGRRKGKGRKKGKRRRKGKGRKKGKGRRKGKGRRKGKGKKKGKLQKVQEAAPAEEEVVPVKAEIEPVQQEAAPVEEEVASVEAEIEPVQVEAAPVEEEVAPVEAKIEPVQQEAAPAQEEVAPVEARIEPVQEEAAPVVEEVAPVEARIAPVQQEAAPVEEEVAPVEARIAPVQQEAAPVEEEVAPVEAIIAPVQQAAPVEEEVAPVEEEFAPVVPRLRPVQQEAAPVEEEVAPVVPRLRPVQQEAASVEEEVAPVVPRLKPLQQEAAPAQEEVAPVQEEVAPVQQEAAPVEEEVAPVVPRPKPLQQEAAPAQEEVAPVQEEVAPVQANVVTKIQEGEQDTSKLQEPAEEEPGKIDTGLMSELRDLLASTKIDLPVDINDPYDLGLLLRHLRHHSNLLARIGDPNVKQKVLSAMDDGKDNKELSI